The nucleotide window ccgGTTTGTTGAAAAAGAGTTTGAAATGTATATGGCTACGCTTGGATAGTGGCCTCTCGCTTCCGTGTCTGTGGATTAGTCCCGGATGCGTGAGAAAATTTGCAAGTTGCCGTTGAAGATGCCCTTGCTACTCATTATTATGAAGGTACTGCAGTAACACATGCATGCCTAATCTAAGTTGATTCTCGCTGTTACCAGCCTAAGTAAAGCGCGGTGTAACATGGCCCGTACGCTGCCCCTCCGCCGGCTCAGGGACACCCAGTGCTCATCGCCAGGCTTGGCGGAGATGACGAGCCACTTCCCATTATTCACGCAGAGCTGGAGGGTCGGCGGGGAGGTGGAGTCGTCGATGCTGGCGAAGTCCATGACCGTGCCCTCGGCGGGGTAGCCGGACTTGTAGTCGTCCGTGGCGAGGTAGGCGTCCGGGTCAACGCCGAGGCCAGGGAAGCGGGCCTTGAAGGCGTCCATGCCGAGACGGGCGCTCGGCTCCGCGCCATCGTGGGGCCGCACGTCGGTGATGTCGGGGAACTCGGCGAGCGCGCCGGTGAACGGGTGAAGGAGGCGGACGATGCAGGTTGCCTCGTCGCGCATGACGAGGAGGCCGGAGGCCACGCTGAGGAGGCGGCTGGTGGAGAATATCTGGTGGTGGACTCTGACGACGCGGGCCCTGGCGGTTGCGTGGACGAGGCGCCGGCGCGACGGGGGCTCCCCTCGGTTGGGCAGCGGGAACCAGCCGTGCGGGCGGAACCGGCTATCCAGGACGCCGTGCGCCCGCGGGTCCTCCTTGAGCTCGCGCCAGGGCTTGCACACGGCCCTGAAGCGGAGATACTCCGACACGTTGTGGGAGAGGAGCCGGACGGCGACGTCGTCGGCGATCTCGGTCGTCAGGTTCGCCCAGTCCCTCCATTCGGTCTCTCCCGGATGGCCGGTGCGATGCGCGCCGTCGGTGGAGGAGCGGGGCTCATGACCGGGGAGGCGCGCGGCGGTACAGCGGCGCAGACCCTGACGCGGTCGCTTCCTCGGGTGGCCAGATCCGGCGCAAGGAGCCGGTGGATCGGCAAGGCCCAAGCGCCGCCGCTGCCCTCGCGTCATCATCCTCTCGGATCGCCGGCTCCGTCTGTTCTCCCTTGTGCGAGACTCCGATCTGACTTTCGCGGCGGCGCTGGCGTATTAACCCCTGCGAAAAAATATATATAATCTATACGGATTATTATGGATATTCTTTAGGTATCAGCAAAAGAATTACTAAATAAGACGAAATATATCGAAAATACACGACGGCAAATGGATTTAGGATAACCGAATTTAAAAATAGTAAAAAGAACCAAAAAAGGTGAAACTTTGTCGAAACAAGCATTGTCTAGTGTATCACTCACATGTAAAGTTTCGTGACAAAATGACTTTCGTGATATTCTGAACGAATAAAAGCAAAATTAATAATATATTAATCTTACTATTTACACAGTTTGTAGTTACAATTTTGTATTATTTGTCAATAATACCATAAAAGTCACTTTGTCGCGAAACTTTGTACATGAGATACACTAGACAATGCTTGTTTCGACAAAGTTTCATATTTTTCTTAAAAAAGTTATTAGCTATTTTTTTTTGCCTAATTGAGTGCACGGTACACCCATGTTTTAAAAGTCTGCACCGAAATATATAGACAACACATAAAGACAAATTTCTGGCtcaaaaacaacaacaaaacgattttttgcaaaaaaaaaaacgCAAGCCTTTTTTGAGTTAACGAGGTTATTTTGATATTTGTTTTTTTACACACCACATATAAATATTTATTGTAATCTAAAAAGTATAAATATATCTTGCTGAAGATTCATACACACATGTTTATGTATATGTAAAAACAGAATTAGAAAATAAAAAATAGACCCAAGTTCTTGGTCATGTGGTGTCATTGTTGTACTGTTGAGTGTTCCGAGCTCAATTTAAGCTTTGTAATGTGTTCTTCTTCATCAATGAAATGCAATGTTGTTACTTTTCATGAAAAAGAAATATCACTTTAAAATTTAAACGTAGGTACATCCAAGTTTTCTTCCCTTCTCCTCGTAAACTGCAGTCAAGGCAAACTCTTTCCATCCAGGCTTCGTCGATGAGCCCATTTATCCGCCTTCCGTATTAAGTAAGGGTTCTTTTAGTCATCGCAAGGTTCATGCTCGAACGGATGGCAGTGTTATTTTTCGAGTTGGTCTTTCAAGCTCTGCTTCTCTTTGAGTTTGTCCATCTAGACGGAGCTTCGTTGTAGTTTCTTGGGGTAACAAGATTAAGGTTTCTTGTCATGTGTGCGCAATGGCTATATATCTTGTGTTAGGAGCATCAGACCGATTCAACGGAGACAAGCACGACTCCAGGGCGCTGGTCTTTAAGGACACATGCACAAAAGACTTTCATGCTATCATCAACAAGGTCGTGCTGGCTTCGGTAATAGAGCGGCGACAGCAGTGCATCAACAGCTCATTTTGGTGATGATAGTGCGCGTTTGGTAGTTCAAAAACCTCAATGTAATTATTATTATATTTAGGATGCTTTTGTACTTCTAGTGATTTTTTAAATAGAACTTgagttttttttttgcaaaaaagaacaacaacaacaacaacatgcACACATGCAGGGGCGAATCTATTAGGGGTGCTTTAACAAGCTTAGCCCCCCCTCCAGCACTAAAAAAAAGTCTTTTACTACTAGTCTCAAGGCCAATTCAGTCACTTGCCAGCCCAACCCAACAAATATGTTCACACATACAGGCTTGCATAAATTTTAAGCCCATCCTTCATTTTCTGTCTATATTCGTCACTGCGCACATGTTACACCATTTTTGACGAATTCAATTACAAGTTTGTCCTGGCTCGTCGCTGATGCCATGGGTACCGATCAGTCTATGCTCACGTAAAGGAGGGGAAACAGACGGAGAAGTACAATAACAAACTATATGCTGGAATATTTACTTCGGTACCCATGAAACCCGGTAAGCACTAAAATTACTAAAAAAACAATTGCAAAAAAAATCCGATTTTGTTTTGCAAGCAAGATATACATGTGCATAATGTTCGTGCAAAATTTGATGAAGTTTGAACATTCGAGCAGCGCGTAGAAAAAAAGACAAAATCAGGCGTGAACAATGTTGTTTTCAAATGTTTCTCACATACCCGATCTTTTTCTCACGAGCTCCTCGAATATCCAAACTTCACAAAATTTTGCACGAACATCAAGTAATTGAGCATCTTGCATCACCAAAAAAATTGGATTGTTTTCCTTACTTTTTTCTTTTTACAGAGAACTATCAATAAATAATCTTCTACAAAACAATTTTAATTCTACTTCCAAAAGTCTGAATTGATGAGGGTTCAGGCAAGACACACCAGTAAATGGCAGGGTTCAGGTTGTAAAAGTGTACATGTTTGGTTGGGCTGTGTCAAAATTCGCTCTGGTATATACGGCATCTACCGATCCTTGGAACCactcaaaaaaaaagaaaaaaacgatccTTGGAACCACGGCAAGTCCTTTTCAGTTTTGGCCAGCCCAGCTGCCATTTGTCACACTCGCAACACATGCCAATTACGTACGTTGCAGCTCGCAGGGTCGATGGCAGCGGCACCACAGAACTGTTACGGCAGCGCCTCCACCGCACACGGTCTATCATGTCCACGCAGCCTCCGCCGCGTCGGCGCGTCCCGACGTGCAAAATATCCCTCCGGCGATGCGGCCACCAGCTAGCTGCTGCCCTTCCGCACGCCCTGCTGCAGATATTTCTCCAGTCCGGTACGCGCAGATCACATACCAATCGCCTGCGTGCACCGCCCGCCATTGTGTGCTGTGCCATTTCGTCTCGTCGCCTGCACTGCCGGCGCCGTCATTCTAGCACGTTGCCATGGCCACCATCACCGCTCCTCCGGCCGCTCTGCAGCCACGCGAGCACGCGAGGCCGGGCCGCGCGCTCCGGTCACCTCCTCGCGCGTGGAGTGGGAGGAGGAGGTGCTGCCAGGTGATCAGAGCCACGGCGAGCTCCCGCGGCCAGCTCGAGAGCACGGCGCTCGGGGCGTCGGCGGGCGGCGAGGAGGGCGACGTGATCCGGAGGCTGCAGAACGGGCCGGACGTGCGCGGCGTGGCGCTGGAAGGCGAGAAGGGCCGGGCCGTGGACCTCACGCCGCTGGCCGTCGAGGTGATCGGCGAGAGCTTCGGGGAGTGGCTGCGGGATCAGCGGCGGGAGCGGGAGGGCGAGGACGGGGAGCAGCTGCGGGTGTCCGTCGGCCGGGACCCCCGGCTGTCCGGGTCGCGGCTCAGCGCGGTGCTGTTCGCGGGGCTGGCCAAGGCGGGGTGCGCCGTCTTCGACATGGGCCTCGCCACCACGCCGGCGTGCTTCATGAGCACCATACTGCCCCGCTTCAGCTACGACGCGTCCATTATGGTACACCCCCGCACTCCTGGTTTCTCTTTACGTTCACAGTGAAGGTGAACGGCGTCGTGGTTCTCAGCTTAGTCAAAGTATAATTAAGGAAGAGCATCCCATTTTTTACATGGTTAACGCATTAAAAAAGAACGCGGCCCAAAATTTAAGTTAATTACCCTGAAACTTCATGAATGAATCATCCTACGCTTGCAGATGACCGCGTCGCATCTCCCCTACACCCGCAACGGGCTCAAGTTCTTCACCAAGCGCGGCGGGCTATCCTCGGTGGAGGTGGAAGGGATCTGCGACCGCGCTGCACGCAAGTACGTCGCGAGGAAGAtgggcctcggcggcggcggcctcggcATGCCTCCGGTGGTCATGCGCGTCGACCTGATGAGCGCCTACGCGCAGCACCTCCGGGACATCATCAAGGAGCGCGTCGCCCACCCGACGCACTACGACACCCCGCTGGAGGGCTTCAAGGTCATCGTGAACGCCGGCAACGGCTGCGGCGGGTTCTTCGCGTGGGACGTGCTGGAGAAGCTGGGCGCCGACACGACCGGTAGCCTGCACCTGGAGCCGGACGGCATGTTCCCGAACCACATGCCCAACCCGGAGGACGCGATGGCCATGTCGCTGACGCGCGGCGCGGTGCTGGCCCGCGGCGCTAACCTCGGCGTGGTGTTCGACACCGACGTGGACCGCAGCGGCGTGGTGGACGACGCGGGGGCGGCCATCAACGGGGACCGCCTCATCGCGCTCATCTCCGCCATCGTGCTGGCGGAGCACCCCGGGACGACGGTGGTGACGGACGCGCGGGCGGGCGACGGGCTCACGCGGTTCATCGAGGCGAGGGGCGGGCGGCACTGCCTGTACCGCGTCGGCTACCGCAACGTGATCGACAAGGGCGCGCAGCTCAACGCGGACGGCGTGGAGACGCACGTCATGATGGAGACCACCGGGCACGGCGCGCTCAGGGAGAACCACTTCCTCGACGACGGCGCCTACATGGTGGTGAAGATCATCATCGAGATGGTCCGGATGAGGCTGGCGGGGCTGGCGGGGCTGGAGGGCGGGGTCGGCGGCCTCATCCGGGACCTCGAGGAGCCCGCCGAGTCCGTGCTGCTGAGGATGGACATCGTGGGCGAACCCAAGAGCGCGAAACAGCGGGGCGTCGAAGCCGTCGAGGCTTTCAAGACATACATCGAGGTGCGTCTCGAGAACAGTTTACTAACTACTGCTGCATGATCCATGAAGCTAGCTAGCGAATAATCGGAAGATCTACGTACTACATTCTTCTGCTGATGTAGTCTACTCTTGCTTGTACCTGCATGGTTTAGGAAGGGAAACTTAGCGGTTGGGTGCTGGACGATTGCGGCGACTGCTCGGTTGATGAGGGATGCCTTGTGGACAACAACGATCATCCAATCGATGTTGACGCCTACATGTACAGGTATGCATGCCGCTGCTTGATTTGCGAAAATATGTACTACTtcctccgatccatattaattgtcgtTGATTTAGCAAAAAGAAAATCTATGATAAAGAGCGGACATGTTTTAACTACAGTAAATTTCTCATTGATTTGTGAAAGCAGAGCAAAGTTCTATGACGAGTCTCAGAGACCGCTCGGGTGGGTTCACATTCGCCAAAGTGTTCATAACCCCAACATAGCACTCAACTTGCAGTCATGTGTTCCCGGTGGTTGCAGATCCATGGCGGTGGATCTGTTTGAAAGGTATTATAGCCACAGCAGCACTAAGTCATGATATTCAATTTGTTTCGACGCACTGAGTAATATTGTTTACTTCCTAACTACAGGTTCTTGTTGACAAGTGGAGTAAATGAGTTTGTTGACACCAGCGAAGTACAGAAATTTGTGAAGTAGATCTTAGCCTCGCAGCACTCTGTATATACGGGATTAATTCAGGACAGATCCTAGGTGGCAATAAAAGAGCATACCTCTACATGCTGAAAATTGTATGGGAAATGCCCTTTGGTTCTCGGGTGTATATTCACCCTATAAGAGAAATAAATTAAATAATTATGAAAAAGGTAAAGAAAAAGCAGACCTTTTTTGAATAAACTTGACTTTCTTTTGCACTACTATATAAATTTTCTTCAAGAAAAAACccatttcttcttcttctttttttgccCTAAAGGCGACGGGGGTTTTCCTTCATGGTATTTTTACGAGTACAATACAATGTTAACTTCATTTAAAAAATTCTAAATCAGAATTTTTTTACGTTTACAATTACTATCTTTTTGCATATAGGGCGTATATGCACCAAGAACCAAATGCTTGTATCTCATATTGCAGTGCCTACAATCTTCTCCCTCTTCAATTATGAATATTGTATTCTTTTGAACATAGAATAATCAATCCTATAATTAGCGGCGTGCATAGAAATATTAAATTTTAACACTATATAAGTGGTCATAATGATTTCTAACTAAGGGCATCTTTAAAGCGATGCCTCAAAGGGAGAGAATTTGTGGCACGCAGGGGCGGGGGCACATACATTGTAGGCTGCTGATCTGGGTCAAGACACCCACATCTGTCTCCATATTTCGTGTATTTGTCTTCGTATACCTGTACCTACGTATCTGTATTGAGATTTCAAAACAAAAGCATTATACATGTTTTTGCGGGTCCGTTTTGAAAGGTACAAATATTTGGATGAACAGTGCCTGTAACAAGTGTCTActaatgtaacgccctcgatgcggctatatctcccacgtgtcaaagcacaacttagaggcataaccgcattgaaagcaatgtcgcaagtgagataatcttcacacaacccatgtaatacataagggaaagagatacatagttggcttacaatcgccacttcacacaatacatgaataaagtattacatcatccaaatacaatcaaggtccgacgacggaaccaaaataaaagaagactaccccaaatgctacacagatccccgatcgtcccaattgggctccactaccgatcaacTGAAAAAcagaacaacataacgaacacggtcttcatcgagctcctccttgagcttggttgcgtcacttgcatggtatcatcggcacctgcaaactggtttttgaagtatctgtgagtcacggggactcaacaatctcacaccctcgcgatcaagactatttaagcttaaggtagggtaaaaggtatgaggtggagctgcagcaagcgactagcatatttggtggctaacatacgcaaatgagagcgagaagagaaggcaaaagcatgatcgagaaactatgatcaagaagtgatcctagaacaacctacgtcaagcataactccaacatcgtattcacttcccggactccgccgagaagagaccatcacggttacacacgcggttggtgcattttaattaagataaactttaggttttctacaaccagacattaacaaattcccatctgcccataaccgcgggcacggctttcgaaagttcaaatccctgcaggggtgtcccaacttagcccatcacaagctctcacggtcaacgaaggatattccttctcccaggaagacccgaccaggctcggaatcccggttacaagacatttcgacaatggtaaaacaagaccagcaaagccacccagatgtgccgacaaatcccgataggagctgcacatatctcgttctcagggcacaccggatgagcaagacgtcgggtaggccagcccagagttgcccctggtggccccggacatcgctcagttggaccaacacttagagaagcactggcccgggggattaaaataaagatgacccttgagtcttcagaacccaagggaaagaaaaggctaggtggcaaatgataaaaccaatgttgggccttgctggaggagttttattcaaggcgaactgtcaaggggttcccattataatccaaccgtgtaaggaacgcaaaatccgggaacataacaccgatatgacgaaaactagggcggcaagagtggaacaaaacactaggcataaggccgagccttccaccctttaccaagtgtatagatgcattaattaaataagagatattgtgatatcccaacaaatatccatgttccagcaaagaacaaactccaatcttcacctgtaactaacaacgctataagaggggctgagcaaagaggtaacatagccaaacaatggttttctaggacaaggtgggttagaggtttgacatggcaatatgggaggcatgataagcaaggtggtaggtatcgtagcataggcaatagcaaaagagcgagcatctagcaagcaaagatagaagtgatttcgagggtatggtcatcttgcctgagatcccgcaaggaagaagaaacgagtccatgaagaagacaaacggacatagtcgaacggatcctcacaaacgcgatgttatcggaactaatccgaagaagcaacaccggaaagaaagcaaacaacatggtaaacaaccatcacataagcatggcatgatgcacaaccaagtatgatgcatgtatGGTTTAAATATACatgtcatggcaaagtgcaacaaccaaaactacaaattaagtggagctcaatatgcaacgggttgcatattgacggaacaccacatcaattatttagttcactcccgtttaagtactcaacaatattaaatgttggttaacatggaaatttggtgaagcataacaaaactatactatctaaacaatttaaatggggccggatataacaaataacgaatccggtaaatccccatatgccttagtaatgtattgcaacaacaatctaaacattttaattgttgttatcatgatgcgggtgacatgaacaagtttatgcattttttattaaaagttgacaagagcattatgaagcatttgtcatcgtggcggaaacggaaggggtgccacggcaacgaatccgaaaatgatgccacggcaacatatcggttccggtaactcgatagAGATGCCGGTGAAAAGAACAAGTGTGCGGATGTGTGGAACGAGTTAGAGATgatggggtgatcccggttaccgggtgtcccatgagacGACGGTATGGCAACGGGGAACATGCAAGACACATGTCGGGCACGGTGCAAATGCGAGCATTACATACAACACAAGCAATCATTCTCggacggtcgtctcggggttataccttcccAAAGGAGCATTCTCAGAGCGGTTcgagttcgatgcggtgtaggggaagtagacgttctcgggaagttcgtagtggaagtagtcgttctcgcgtgctttagggtcgacggtagaggttctcgcgatctcgacgacggtagtggtacatgtttatggtagcacgagtttccgtagatgttcatgtcattggtgtcgtggtacttggggtcttcggacttgccggtcccgttcttgcgatggtagtcgttcacgttcgtctggagaggtacttgatgagtccaacgtcttcggggcgacggtagtggtacacacgAGGGTAGACGAACTTGATGGATCCGAGGGCTCCGGACGTCGTGGTACTTGTCGATCCGAGTCCTGAGACATACTAGGCATCGGTGCCTTCGAGGAACTCGGCGTGTCCAAAACATAGCAGAACGAGGCCCCGGTTGCGGTCGTGTGGACGTTCAGTGAAGACAAACTTGCCGGTCAAAACCAAATTGAAAACTAGACCAAGGAGGCCTCGGGTGGGCAGCAGCAAGGCAGTTCAGGGCGTGGTGTGGGGCTGCAGGCCGAGGTGGTACTTGGCGTTCACAGGGTTGAGCGGGACGCGGACGAAGCCGGGAGGCAAAAGAAAGGCAACGCGGCGAGGCCTGCGCTCACCGATgaagcagcggcagcagcagcagcttgGCATGGCGACGAGGAGGTCTGCAGGAGGCGGGACGGGCCGGAGGACATGGATCCCGTCGAAGGCGCGGCTCCGGGCAGAGGCAAGCAAGGAAAGGGAGCTCGGGGCGGTTGCATGCCTTCAGGAGCAAAGCGTGGGTGCGGGCGCGCGTGGAGAGGCTCGAGGTCGAGCTCCTGGTGCTCGACGAAGACGGCGCGAAGAGGAGCCCGGCAGGGGAACTGGTGGAGGAGGGGATGTAGGAGTTCGCTGAGGCGTGGCATCCAGAGAAGCAGCGGGCGAAGCCGACGCTCCGGCGTTGTTGCTCCTCTCCTCGTGGAGCTCCTGGACGAGGGGGCTCGGGAGCACGACGCGCGAGGCTGCAGGAAAGGTCCGGCGGAGGTCAAAAACGGAGCAGCAGGGCAAAGGCGCCGCGCTCCGGGTCGTCGAAGTCCAGCAGGGCCGTGGCGGCGGCCCCCGGTGAGGAAGCCGAACGGAGTCGGGGCGAGGCGCAGGGAGATGGCGGCTCTGGCCGGTCGTCCGGGTCGCGGAGATTCGGCGGGGGACGAGGGTATAGGGCGGCAGAGGCTCTCCTGGTGCTTGATGTGAACGTGCATGCGACGCTGCGGGAAGGAACGGGGAGACGATGTGATGGATCAGGCGAGCGCCGTGCGAGCGGATCGAGCAGGGCTCTCTCTAGTTCGACGCGCGGGTGTGGGTGGCGGCGAATGGGAAC belongs to Triticum urartu cultivar G1812 chromosome 7, Tu2.1, whole genome shotgun sequence and includes:
- the LOC125520471 gene encoding phosphomannomutase/phosphoglucomutase-like, whose product is MATITAPPAALQPREHARPGRALRSPPRAWSGRRRCCQVIRATASSRGQLESTALGASAGGEEGDVIRRLQNGPDVRGVALEGEKGRAVDLTPLAVEVIGESFGEWLRDQRREREGEDGEQLRVSVGRDPRLSGSRLSAVLFAGLAKAGCAVFDMGLATTPACFMSTILPRFSYDASIMMTASHLPYTRNGLKFFTKRGGLSSVEVEGICDRAARKYVARKMGLGGGGLGMPPVVMRVDLMSAYAQHLRDIIKERVAHPTHYDTPLEGFKVIVNAGNGCGGFFAWDVLEKLGADTTGSLHLEPDGMFPNHMPNPEDAMAMSLTRGAVLARGANLGVVFDTDVDRSGVVDDAGAAINGDRLIALISAIVLAEHPGTTVVTDARAGDGLTRFIEARGGRHCLYRVGYRNVIDKGAQLNADGVETHVMMETTGHGALRENHFLDDGAYMVVKIIIEMVRMRLAGLAGLEGGVGGLIRDLEEPAESVLLRMDIVGEPKSAKQRGVEAVEAFKTYIEEGKLSGWVLDDCGDCSVDEGCLVDNNDHPIDVDAYMYRAKFYDESQRPLGWVHIRQSVHNPNIALNLQSCVPGGCRSMAVDLFERFLLTSGVNEFVDTSEVQKFVK